The Nicotiana tabacum cultivar K326 chromosome 14, ASM71507v2, whole genome shotgun sequence genome contains a region encoding:
- the LOC107778099 gene encoding uncharacterized protein LOC107778099 isoform X2 gives MIGAPHQLFNMFRRGRVFHHGEAFCFLMVLFHIVVILAKGEPCSMKGMQNQAEYVTFMSYRANDDSEFEDGFTGDLSSGFVLENPVPRQSPDSACSHTDLFCFPPRLRGFLSEEKNAQSQVEKVSGVQSNVAFPIGSDEENTNISRSSDSCIFKFLGGRTISCYLSYQECYSELPCGCIRRNRENGVSFGGGPLSDDKHQNSKPKGEDETTRFKFLGGSSPHVEINPPVLDWGEKYLYRPSLAFLTVKNTRRDSTLTVFEPYGTNSQFYPCNFSETLLAPGETASICFVFLPTWLGLSSAQFVLQTSSGGFFVQAKGFAVESPYRIQPLVGLDISSGGRRSENISLYNPYNEALYVEEVTIWTSVSSGDNTRYAKAICNVSRSEDSNSSFNLLGVKEWLDIKGSEVGIPLIAIRPHRNWEIDPQKTETIIELDFPSYTGGEIFGAFSLQLLSSSKGKADTVVIPLKAELDKTSAFSELTDPLSVSFETVGPCAADGTSFVALSVRNNSPYILSIVRISETGENTEHFRIRYVEGLLLFPSTVTQVAVVTCTPPAVKLLDPLLQGEDQAHERSMNCKLLITTNDSRTSDIEVACRDVVSLCSGGKFDSSIGHGEYSDEVELGNSRTMSSSSSMHSPSEIKAVDTTVADELVLRNWKSQATANGMSVLDESEIVFPVIQVGSHHSQWITVKNPSQKPILVQLVLNSWEIIDECKTSGSHLQPSLSSRIVGNYSIAPRRYGFSLAENAVTEALLHPFGRASFGPILFQPAARCQWKSSALVRNNLSGVEWLTLRGSGGLLSLVLLDEFEPVQNLDFKLNMPTPLNLSSSGVLYNMKDNSHACSLSLSKELHAKNVGDFPLEVKKIEISGTKCGTNGFVINSCKGFSLEPEESIKLVISYHTDFSVATIQRDLELALATGILVIPMKASLPICVLHFCKKSLFWMKVKKLLFTILLLASLFFLVLWCIIPQFVAFGSHECLPKSGKSYIASADHAGKLSCMHPSDKQSGKFVFSKLNGLLRSIGEGEALLLESFGTSEDSQAASENQGVTDHNLNHCAGYNCLSNTQKGLEVSTSTKSVAIQSADTNATSKSSNLTVKIGKEKGRRRKKKKNSATALAGVFEVSSSHSGNSTPSSPLSPTSSSTPSRPSPQSTDVDRSAKLSNPFAGVGNDQCKKSTHSEFACQKNVSETKATVTYGGKNACFPRQDKPAAPKRLASKPVLLPSATFPCADKSAPRLMCRQPLLASSSIIAPHLRAPGSKPQNQVAVKTDEKMGLEEKFTYDIWGDHLSNLPLVGRSKEVSEMPPNAIENSSSSFFLRGPQTLNTNYQKTTVSSDREG, from the exons ATGATTGGAGCTCCTCATCAACTCTTTAACATGTTCCGCCGCGG GAGAGTATTTCACCATGGTGAAGCATTTTgttttttgatggttttgttcCATATCGTCGTTATTCTGGCCAAAGGTGAACCATGTTCAATGAAGGGAATGCAAAACCAAGCAGAATATGTTACATTTATGTCCTATAGAGCCAATGACGATTCTGAGTTCGAGGATGGCTTTACTGGTGATTTGTCATCCGGATTCGTTCTTGAGAATCCCGTCCCTCGCCAAAGTCCTGATAGCGCGTGTTCACATACTGACTTATTTTGCTTTCCTCCAAGATTGCGTGGTTTTTTGTCTGAAGAGAAGAATGCGCAATCACAAGTCGAAAAAGTTTCTGGGGTTCAATCCAATGTTGCTTTCCCTATAGGATCAGATGAAGAGAATACAAATATTAGTAGGTCATCCGATTCTTGTATTTTCAAGTTCTTGGGTGGAAGAACAATTTCATGCTATCTGAGTTATCAAGAGTGTTACAGCGAATTGCCTTGTGGTTGTATAAGAAGGAATAGAGAAAATGGTGTTTCTTTTGGTGGAGGACCTTTGTCTGATGATAAACATCAAAATTCGAAACCAAAAGGGGAAGACGAGACAACCAGGTTCAAGTTTTTGGGTGGTTCTTCCCCTCATGTAGAAATCAATCCCCCTGTGCTGGATTGGGGGGAGAAGTATTTATATCGTCCTTCATTAGCTTTTCTAACTGTTAAAAATACTCGCAGAGACAGCACACTGACTGTATTTGAACCTTATGGAACCAATTCTCAGTTTTACCCTTGCAATTTCAGTGAAACGTTGTTGGCACCTGGTGAAACTGCGTCaatttgttttgtgtttttgccTACATGGTTGGGTCTCTCTTCAGCGCAATTTGTTTTGCAGACAAGCTCTGGTGGTTTCTTTGTTCAGGCGAAGGGTTTTGCTGTTGAATCCCCATATCGCATACAGCCTTTAGTCGGTCTTGATATTTCCTCTGGTGGAAGGCGGAGTGAGAATATTTCATTGTATAATCCTTACAATGAAGCCCTCTATGTGGAGGAGGTAACTATTTGGACGTCTGTTTCTTCGGGAGATAATACCCGTTATGCAAAGGCAATTTGTAATGTAAGTAGAAGTGAAGATTCAAACAGTAGTTTCAACTTGCTCGGTGTTAAGGAGTGGTTGGATATCAAGGGTAGTGAGGTTGGTATTCCTCTAATTGCTATTAGACCCCATAGAAATTGGGAAATTGATCCTCAGAAAACTGAGACCATCATAGAATTAGATTTCCCTAGTTATACTGGGGGTGAGATATTTGGTGCCTTTTCTCTGCAGTTGCTTAGCTCTTCCAAAGGTAAAGCTGATACAGTTGTTATTCCTCTCAAAGCAGAACTGGACAAGACTTCAGCTTTTAGTGAGCTCACAGATCCACTTTCTGTGTCTTTTGAGACTGTAGGACCATGCGCTGCTGATGGCACTAGTTTTGTAGCTCTTTCAGTGAGAAATAATTCTCCTTATATATTGAGCATTGTCAGGATAAGTGAGACTGGAGAAAACACCGAGCATTTTCGGATCAGATATGTTGAGGGATTGCTACTCTTTCCTAGCACTGTTACGCAGGTGGCTGTTGTCACTTGCACTCCCCCAGCTGTTAAGTTGCTTGATCCTCTGCTACAAGGAGAGGATCAAGCTCATGAAAGGAGCATGAACTGTAAATTGCTAATAACAACTAATGATTCGAGAACTTCTGACATTGAAGTTGCTTGCCGGGATGTAGTGAGCCTTTGTTCAGGAGGTAAATTTGACTCTTCTATTGGTCATGGAGAATACTCTGACGAGGTAGAACTAGGAAATTCAAGAACAATGTCTTCCAGCAGCAGCATGCATTCACCATCAGAAATCAAG GCCGTGGATACAACAGTGGCAGATGAGTTGGTATTGAGGAACTGGAAATCTCAAGCTACTGCAAATGGCATGTCAGTACTGGATGAAAGTGAAATTGTGTTTCCAGTGATTCAGGTTGGAAGTCATCACTCTCAATGGATCACGGTAAAAAACCCAAGTCAAAAACCAATCTTGGTTCAGCTTGTTCTGAACTCCTGGGAAATTATTGATGAGTGCAAGACTTCAGGAAGCCATTTGCAGCCTTCTCTATCCAGTAGAATAGTTGGCAATTATTCTATTGCTCCTAGGAGATATGGTTTTTCGCTAGCTGAGAATGCAGTAACTGAAGCTCTTCTTCATCCTTTTGGTAGAGCATCATTTGGTCCAATTTTATTTCAACCTGCAGCTCGATGTCAGTGGAAAAGTTCAGCTTTGGTCAGGAACAATCTTTCTGGCGTGGAGTGGTTAACTCTCAGAGGATCTGGGGGGTTGCTTTCTTTGGTCTTGCTTGATGAGTTTGAACCTGTACAGAACCTGGACTTCAAATTAAACATGCCAACCCCTCTTAATCTCTCTTCTTCGGGTGTGTTATATAACATGAAGGATAATTCTCATGCGTGTTCTCTGTCATTGTCGAAAGAGCTTCATGCAAAGAACGTGGGTGACTTTCCCCTGGAGGTCAAAAAAATTGAAATCTCTGGAACAAAGTGTGGAACAAATGGGTTTGTAATAAATAGTTGTAAAGGCTTTTCTCTTGAACCTGAGGAGTCTATAAAGCTTGTTATATCATATCATACTGATTTTTCAGTTGCCACTATACAGAGAGATCTTGAACTGGCTTTGGCAACTGGCATTCTTGTTATACCTATGAAAGCTAGTCTTCCTATCTGTGTGCTTCATTTCTGCAAGAAGTCTTTGTTCTGGATGAAGGTGAAAAAATTGTTGTTCACAATTCTTCTCCTAGCTTCTTTGTTCTTTCTGGTTCTTTGGTGCATCATACCCCAATTCGTGGCCTTTGGCTCCCATGAGTGCTTGCCTAAGAGTGGTAAAAGCTATATTGCATCTGCAGATCATGCTGGAAAATTGTCTTGCATGCATCCTAGTGACAAACAGAGTGGCAAGTTCGTCTTCTCTAAATTGAACGGTTTGCTTAGATCAATTGGGGAAGGTGAAGCACTGTTGTTGGAAAGTTTTGGTACATCTGAAGATAGTCAAGCTGCCTCCGAAAATCAAGGTGTAACTGATCACAATCTGAATCATTGTGCAGGATATAACTGTTTATCAAATACCCAAAAGGGATTGGAAGTGTCAACTTCTACGAAGTCTGTAGCAATTCAGAGCGCTGATACAAATGCAACCTCCAAAAGCAGTAATCTCACTGTCAAAATTGGAAAAGAGAAAGGGAGGCGgcgaaagaagaaaaagaattctGCAACTGCTTTGGCTGGagtttttgaagtttcaagtagTCATAGTGGCAATTCTACACCATCGTCACCCTTGTCTCCTACCTCAAGTTCAACACCTAGCCGCCCATCTCCACAGTCTACTGATGTGGATAGATCTGCTAAGCTCAGCAATCCCTTTGCTGGTGTTGGTAACGATCAATGTAAAAAGAGTACTCACTCCGAATTTGCATGTCAGAAGAATGTATCTGAGACAAAGGCGACAGTAACATATGGTGGCAAAAATGCTTGTTTTCCTCGTCAAGATAAGCCCGCTGCACCAAAGAGATTAGCTAGCAAACCTGTTCTGTTGCCTTCAGCAACCTTCCCTTGTGCTGATAAATCTGCTCCTCGCTTGATGTGTCGTCAACCACTATTGGCTTCAAGTTCTATAATTGCTCCACATCTGCGAGCTCCTGGATCTAAACCTCAAAATCAGGTGGCAGTTAAAACTGATGAAAAGATGGGGTTGGAGGAAAAGTTTACTTATGATATCTGGGGTGACCATCTTTCCAATCTTCCCCTTGTAGGTAGGTCAAAGGAGGTATCGGAGATGCCTCCGAATGCTATAGAGAACAGCTCCAGTAGCTTCTTTCTAAGGGGTCCACAGACCCTTAATACCAACTACCAAAAGACAACTGTAAGTTCTGACCGTGAAGGTTAA
- the LOC107778099 gene encoding uncharacterized protein LOC107778099 isoform X3 has product MDSQTLIMIGAPHQLFNISRRRRVFHHGEAFCFLMVLFHIVVILAKGEPCSMKGMQNQAEYVTFMSYRANDDSEFEDGFTGDLSSGFVLENPVPRQSPDSACSHTDLFCFPPRLRGFLSEEKNAQSQVEKVSGVQSNVAFPIGSDEENTNISRSSDSCIFKFLGGRTISCYLSYQECYSELPCGCIRRNRENGVSFGGGPLSDDKHQNSKPKGEDETTRFKFLGGSSPHVEINPPVLDWGEKYLYRPSLAFLTVKNTRRDSTLTVFEPYGTNSQFYPCNFSETLLAPGETASICFVFLPTWLGLSSAQFVLQTSSGGFFVQAKGFAVESPYRIQPLVGLDISSGGRRSENISLYNPYNEALYVEEVTIWTSVSSGDNTRYAKAICNVSRSEDSNSSFNLLGVKEWLDIKGSEVGIPLIAIRPHRNWEIDPQKTETIIELDFPSYTGGEIFGAFSLQLLSSSKGKADTVVIPLKAELDKTSAFSELTDPLSVSFETVGPCAADGTSFVALSVRNNSPYILSIVRISETGENTEHFRIRYVEGLLLFPSTVTQVAVVTCTPPAVKLLDPLLQGEDQAHERSMNCKLLITTNDSRTSDIEVACRDVVSLCSGGKFDSSIGHGEYSDEVELGNSRTMSSSSSMHSPSEIKAVDTTVADELVLRNWKSQATANGMSVLDESEIVFPVIQVGSHHSQWITVKNPSQKPILVQLVLNSWEIIDECKTSGSHLQPSLSSRIVGNYSIAPRRYGFSLAENAVTEALLHPFGRASFGPILFQPAARCQWKSSALVRNNLSGVEWLTLRGSGGLLSLVLLDEFEPVQNLDFKLNMPTPLNLSSSGVLYNMKDNSHACSLSLSKELHAKNVGDFPLEVKKIEISGTKCGTNGFVINSCKGFSLEPEESIKLVISYHTDFSVATIQRDLELALATGILVIPMKASLPICVLHFCKKSLFWMKVKKLLFTILLLASLFFLVLWCIIPQFVAFGSHECLPKSGKSYIASADHAGKLSCMHPSDKQSGKFVFSKLNGLLRSIGEGYNCLSNTQKGLEVSTSTKSVAIQSADTNATSKSSNLTVKIGKEKGRRRKKKKNSATALAGVFEVSSSHSGNSTPSSPLSPTSSSTPSRPSPQSTDVDRSAKLSNPFAGVGNDQCKKSTHSEFACQKNVSETKATVTYGGKNACFPRQDKPAAPKRLASKPVLLPSATFPCADKSAPRLMCRQPLLASSSIIAPHLRAPGSKPQNQVAVKTDEKMGLEEKFTYDIWGDHLSNLPLVGRSKEVSEMPPNAIENSSSSFFLRGPQTLNTNYQKTTVSSDREG; this is encoded by the exons ATGGATTCTCAAACCCTAATAATGATCGGAGCTCCACATCAGCTCTTCAACATCTCCCGCCGCCG GAGAGTATTTCACCATGGTGAAGCATTTTgttttttgatggttttgttcCATATCGTCGTTATTCTGGCCAAAGGTGAACCATGTTCAATGAAGGGAATGCAAAACCAAGCAGAATATGTTACATTTATGTCCTATAGAGCCAATGACGATTCTGAGTTCGAGGATGGCTTTACTGGTGATTTGTCATCCGGATTCGTTCTTGAGAATCCCGTCCCTCGCCAAAGTCCTGATAGCGCGTGTTCACATACTGACTTATTTTGCTTTCCTCCAAGATTGCGTGGTTTTTTGTCTGAAGAGAAGAATGCGCAATCACAAGTCGAAAAAGTTTCTGGGGTTCAATCCAATGTTGCTTTCCCTATAGGATCAGATGAAGAGAATACAAATATTAGTAGGTCATCCGATTCTTGTATTTTCAAGTTCTTGGGTGGAAGAACAATTTCATGCTATCTGAGTTATCAAGAGTGTTACAGCGAATTGCCTTGTGGTTGTATAAGAAGGAATAGAGAAAATGGTGTTTCTTTTGGTGGAGGACCTTTGTCTGATGATAAACATCAAAATTCGAAACCAAAAGGGGAAGACGAGACAACCAGGTTCAAGTTTTTGGGTGGTTCTTCCCCTCATGTAGAAATCAATCCCCCTGTGCTGGATTGGGGGGAGAAGTATTTATATCGTCCTTCATTAGCTTTTCTAACTGTTAAAAATACTCGCAGAGACAGCACACTGACTGTATTTGAACCTTATGGAACCAATTCTCAGTTTTACCCTTGCAATTTCAGTGAAACGTTGTTGGCACCTGGTGAAACTGCGTCaatttgttttgtgtttttgccTACATGGTTGGGTCTCTCTTCAGCGCAATTTGTTTTGCAGACAAGCTCTGGTGGTTTCTTTGTTCAGGCGAAGGGTTTTGCTGTTGAATCCCCATATCGCATACAGCCTTTAGTCGGTCTTGATATTTCCTCTGGTGGAAGGCGGAGTGAGAATATTTCATTGTATAATCCTTACAATGAAGCCCTCTATGTGGAGGAGGTAACTATTTGGACGTCTGTTTCTTCGGGAGATAATACCCGTTATGCAAAGGCAATTTGTAATGTAAGTAGAAGTGAAGATTCAAACAGTAGTTTCAACTTGCTCGGTGTTAAGGAGTGGTTGGATATCAAGGGTAGTGAGGTTGGTATTCCTCTAATTGCTATTAGACCCCATAGAAATTGGGAAATTGATCCTCAGAAAACTGAGACCATCATAGAATTAGATTTCCCTAGTTATACTGGGGGTGAGATATTTGGTGCCTTTTCTCTGCAGTTGCTTAGCTCTTCCAAAGGTAAAGCTGATACAGTTGTTATTCCTCTCAAAGCAGAACTGGACAAGACTTCAGCTTTTAGTGAGCTCACAGATCCACTTTCTGTGTCTTTTGAGACTGTAGGACCATGCGCTGCTGATGGCACTAGTTTTGTAGCTCTTTCAGTGAGAAATAATTCTCCTTATATATTGAGCATTGTCAGGATAAGTGAGACTGGAGAAAACACCGAGCATTTTCGGATCAGATATGTTGAGGGATTGCTACTCTTTCCTAGCACTGTTACGCAGGTGGCTGTTGTCACTTGCACTCCCCCAGCTGTTAAGTTGCTTGATCCTCTGCTACAAGGAGAGGATCAAGCTCATGAAAGGAGCATGAACTGTAAATTGCTAATAACAACTAATGATTCGAGAACTTCTGACATTGAAGTTGCTTGCCGGGATGTAGTGAGCCTTTGTTCAGGAGGTAAATTTGACTCTTCTATTGGTCATGGAGAATACTCTGACGAGGTAGAACTAGGAAATTCAAGAACAATGTCTTCCAGCAGCAGCATGCATTCACCATCAGAAATCAAG GCCGTGGATACAACAGTGGCAGATGAGTTGGTATTGAGGAACTGGAAATCTCAAGCTACTGCAAATGGCATGTCAGTACTGGATGAAAGTGAAATTGTGTTTCCAGTGATTCAGGTTGGAAGTCATCACTCTCAATGGATCACGGTAAAAAACCCAAGTCAAAAACCAATCTTGGTTCAGCTTGTTCTGAACTCCTGGGAAATTATTGATGAGTGCAAGACTTCAGGAAGCCATTTGCAGCCTTCTCTATCCAGTAGAATAGTTGGCAATTATTCTATTGCTCCTAGGAGATATGGTTTTTCGCTAGCTGAGAATGCAGTAACTGAAGCTCTTCTTCATCCTTTTGGTAGAGCATCATTTGGTCCAATTTTATTTCAACCTGCAGCTCGATGTCAGTGGAAAAGTTCAGCTTTGGTCAGGAACAATCTTTCTGGCGTGGAGTGGTTAACTCTCAGAGGATCTGGGGGGTTGCTTTCTTTGGTCTTGCTTGATGAGTTTGAACCTGTACAGAACCTGGACTTCAAATTAAACATGCCAACCCCTCTTAATCTCTCTTCTTCGGGTGTGTTATATAACATGAAGGATAATTCTCATGCGTGTTCTCTGTCATTGTCGAAAGAGCTTCATGCAAAGAACGTGGGTGACTTTCCCCTGGAGGTCAAAAAAATTGAAATCTCTGGAACAAAGTGTGGAACAAATGGGTTTGTAATAAATAGTTGTAAAGGCTTTTCTCTTGAACCTGAGGAGTCTATAAAGCTTGTTATATCATATCATACTGATTTTTCAGTTGCCACTATACAGAGAGATCTTGAACTGGCTTTGGCAACTGGCATTCTTGTTATACCTATGAAAGCTAGTCTTCCTATCTGTGTGCTTCATTTCTGCAAGAAGTCTTTGTTCTGGATGAAGGTGAAAAAATTGTTGTTCACAATTCTTCTCCTAGCTTCTTTGTTCTTTCTGGTTCTTTGGTGCATCATACCCCAATTCGTGGCCTTTGGCTCCCATGAGTGCTTGCCTAAGAGTGGTAAAAGCTATATTGCATCTGCAGATCATGCTGGAAAATTGTCTTGCATGCATCCTAGTGACAAACAGAGTGGCAAGTTCGTCTTCTCTAAATTGAACGGTTTGCTTAGATCAATTGGGGAAG GATATAACTGTTTATCAAATACCCAAAAGGGATTGGAAGTGTCAACTTCTACGAAGTCTGTAGCAATTCAGAGCGCTGATACAAATGCAACCTCCAAAAGCAGTAATCTCACTGTCAAAATTGGAAAAGAGAAAGGGAGGCGgcgaaagaagaaaaagaattctGCAACTGCTTTGGCTGGagtttttgaagtttcaagtagTCATAGTGGCAATTCTACACCATCGTCACCCTTGTCTCCTACCTCAAGTTCAACACCTAGCCGCCCATCTCCACAGTCTACTGATGTGGATAGATCTGCTAAGCTCAGCAATCCCTTTGCTGGTGTTGGTAACGATCAATGTAAAAAGAGTACTCACTCCGAATTTGCATGTCAGAAGAATGTATCTGAGACAAAGGCGACAGTAACATATGGTGGCAAAAATGCTTGTTTTCCTCGTCAAGATAAGCCCGCTGCACCAAAGAGATTAGCTAGCAAACCTGTTCTGTTGCCTTCAGCAACCTTCCCTTGTGCTGATAAATCTGCTCCTCGCTTGATGTGTCGTCAACCACTATTGGCTTCAAGTTCTATAATTGCTCCACATCTGCGAGCTCCTGGATCTAAACCTCAAAATCAGGTGGCAGTTAAAACTGATGAAAAGATGGGGTTGGAGGAAAAGTTTACTTATGATATCTGGGGTGACCATCTTTCCAATCTTCCCCTTGTAGGTAGGTCAAAGGAGGTATCGGAGATGCCTCCGAATGCTATAGAGAACAGCTCCAGTAGCTTCTTTCTAAGGGGTCCACAGACCCTTAATACCAACTACCAAAAGACAACTGTAAGTTCTGACCGTGAAGGTTAA